Proteins encoded together in one Quercus lobata isolate SW786 chromosome 3, ValleyOak3.0 Primary Assembly, whole genome shotgun sequence window:
- the LOC115979594 gene encoding MACPF domain-containing protein At1g14780-like yields MSNHNPYLSPILLPPNTNTKGKEREREREREIDMGEEIVKRALNSLGRGFDLTSDFRLNFCKGKGRLVRLNESQKTQLQVPGFGTFNDVSIDIKCDKGDRTRYQSDILSFNQMSEFFNQSSEVPGKIPSGCFNAMFGFQSGSWATDAGNTKFLGLDGFFITLFNVHIDRYPLALSDEVRDAVPTAWDPCALARFIEKYGTHIIVGLSIGGQDVVLVKQDTSSELGPTQLKNHLDKLGDQLFTGTCNFSPLNSKIKEKAPQAFNVFVTQPVAFNSFSSVNTKDGITVICYKKGGDPSVSSHCEWLLTVPSMPDAIQFSFIPITSLLRGVPGKGFLSHAINLYLRYKPPISDLQYFLDFQSHKIWAPIHNDLPLSSVTNRAAPSSILHFNLMGPKLYVNPNQVTVGKRPVTGMRLYLEGMKCNRLAIHLQHLSNTPMMLDNKIDETSIWRGSEDIADNRYFEAIQRKKFSHISTAPVKYDSGWTSNEDVAFIVTGAQLLVKKHDSKNVLHLRLLFSKVSDAFIVQSSWTQVSSGFSQKSSLFSAISTSISGSPLKEKQPAVVLDSGVFPTGPPVSVQAQKLLKFIDMSQLCKGPQDSPGHWLVTGARLQLEKGKICLHVKFSLLNICS; encoded by the exons ATGTCAAATCACAACCCTTATCTTTCACCTATATTATTGCCACCAAATACGAACactaaaggaaaagagagagagagagagagagagagagagattgatatGGGTGAAGAAATAGTGAAGAGAGCTCTAAACAGCTTAGGTAGAGGATTCGACTTAACTTCAGATTTCAGGCTCAATTTTTGCAAAGGCAAAGGAAGATTGGTCCGTCTCAATGAATCACAAAAAACACAACTTCAAGTCCCTGGTTTTGGCACCTTCAATGATGTCTCAATTGATATCAAATGTGACAAAGGCGATCGAACTAGATATCAATCTGACATCCTCAGCTTCAATCAG ATGTCAGAATTTTTCAACCAAAGTTCTGAAGTTCCTGGGAAAATCCCATCCGGTTGTTTCAATGCCATGTTTGGTTTCCAAAGTGGTTCGTGGGCAACTGATGCAGGCAATACTAAGTTCTTGGGTCTTGATGGTTTCTTTATCACACTATTCAATGTTCATATTGATCGATACCCACTCGCTCTCTCCGATGAAGTTCGTGATGCAGTTCCGACAGCATGGGATCCCTGTGCTCTTGCCAG ATTCATTGAGAAATATGGAACCCACATAATTGTGGGGTTGAGCATTGGTGGCCAAGATGTAGTGTTAGTTAAGCAGGATACGTCTTCGGAGTTGGGGCCAACACAGCTCAAAAATCACTTGGATAAGCTTGGAGATCAGCTGTTTACTGGGACATGCAATTTCTCCCCGCTGAACTCCAAAATTAAAGAGAAG GCACCGCAGGCTTTCAATGTCTTTGTTACCCAACCTGTTGCTTTCAATAGCTTCTCATCCGTCAATACAAAAGAT GGAATCACTGTTATATGTTACAAGAAGGGAGGTGATCCATCGGTCTCAAGCCATTGCGAGTGGCTTTTAACAGTTCCATCAATGCCAGACGCAATTCAGTTCAGCTTCATCCCCATAACTTCTCTTCTTAGAGGTGTTCCTGGCAAAGGTTTTTTATCCCATGCCATCAACCTCTATCTTCGAT ATAAACCTCCTATCAGTGATTTACAGTACTTTCTTGACTTCCAATCACACAAGATTTGGGCTCCCATTCACAACGACCTCCCACTGTCTTCTGTCACAAATAGGGCTGCTCCATCATCGATCCTCCACTTTAACTTGATGGGTCCTAAGCTATATGTAAACCCTAATCAG GTTACTGTTGGGAAGAGACCTGTCACAGGGATGCGCTTGTATCTAGAGGGCATGAAATGCAACAG GTTGGCCATACATTTGCAACATCTATCAAATACTCCAATGATGCTTGATAACAAGATAGATGAAACATCAATATGGCGAGGATCAGAAGATATTGCCGATAATCGATACTTTGAAGCAATACAGAGAAAAAAGTTTTCCCATATAAGCACAGCGCCAGTTAAATATGACTCTGGTTGGACCTCTAACGAAGATGTTGCCTTTATTGTTACAGGAGCTCAACTTCTTGTAAAGAAACACGACTCAAAAAATGTCCTTCATCTTAGGCTCTTGTTCTCTAAGGTGTCGGATGCTTTCATTGTGCAATCAAGTTGGACACAAGTATCTTCTGGGTTTTCCCAAAAGTCCAGTCTTTTCTCTGCTATAAGTACTTCAATTTCGGGCAGCCCGTTGAAAGAGAAACAACCAGCTGTGGTGTTGGATTCTGGCGTGTTTCCTACCGGGCCTCCAGTGTCAGTACAAGCACAAAAGCTTCTAAAATTTATAGATATGTCACAGTTATGTAAAGGTCCACAGGATAGTCCTGGGCATTGGTTAGTCACTGGAGCAAGGCTGCAATTGGAGAAGGGTAAGATATGTTTACATGTTAAGTTCTCGTTATTGAACATTTGTTCATGA